taattaatgttgtacCTTTTGCTGCATCAACGGCAATTTTCAACCTTCGAACCCAGCTTAAGGAAGTTTTTTGATTGTTTGTACCTAATGGAAGAGAACTCACATGTTTTACACCAAAAAAAAGAGAACTCTCATGTTGATTGCATTGTTGGAAGACATGATAGGATGATACAAAAGGTTTATAATAgacataaataaatttgtgtctAACCAATTAGTACCATAGAGGTGATCAGCCAGGGATCCACCTGGCAAGTACTCGTAAACCAATATCTGATGCTTTCTTTCATGACAAAATCCTTCCAAAGACACAAGATTTTGATGCCGGATTTTTGACAAAAGATTAACCTAAGCACAATAGTAGATGTTGGAGAAAGAATCAGCATGTGAAAACAAGAAGGGATAAAGAGCATTTTATATTAGAATCAGCATGTGACACACATCTTTCAAAAGTTTAGAGAAGCAAGCATATATTTATAGGTGCTAATAGAGAATTTTGATGAAGGCCGAGCGTTTGGAAAAGTTGAAGCATATTAGTTGAACTTAATTTAAGCaagtacttttaattatttaacttctttaattcaatattaaaaaaatgtgaatgatTTCAATATTACTTATAGATTGAGAGCGTATTTTAAGCTGCCAATAAAGGTCATGGTGGGCAAACCACTTTTAATGTCTGAAACAAATCAATAATCTCTGCTGTATAAAAACTACATGTGTGGTTGTTAAGTCTGCCACACACCAAGAGAaagacaaaattatttatttcaaaatgattaaattaaaaatttcgtCCTTACACTAGACACTATTTTTCATTTCAGTCTATGCATGAAAAACTCTATATTTTTGGGGGTAACTCCTAGGAGGCTAGGAGATGACCCTTGGTCTCAATTTTCATTATGCACATTTTTGGTATTACTCAGCTTAGTTATGCTTATGAAGCATGCAGTACTGCATGTGAGAGAAATTCAGTTAGTGAACCTCATTGATGAAAGAATCAGCACCCAATTGAGATTTGTCAAACCGAACTTTGACAGCCACCAATTTTCCATCTGGAAGTTTTCCAAGATAAACAGATCCAAAACTGCCCCTTCCTATGACTTCTTTGAAGTTTCTTGTAGCTACTTTGATTTCTTTGTAGGAAAAGACTTTTGCAGCACCCCAGTTCCTCATATGCATTTCTGCCCCTAAAAGACACTAGGATATCAGTGTAACACATGACATGACAAGATAATTAtgcatgatgtcaaagaatatACATACTTGATGTGTGGGAGGCTTCATATTGCTGTTTAGTCTTGTATATCAATACCGAAATACACATCAAGATAAAGGCCAGTGTGGCTCCTCCAACTATGCCTAATATGATTGCTAGATGGTTATGTACATTGTGCTTCTTCTGAGGAACTACAGTGACTTGTGGTGCCTCAATTGGAGGACTGAATGATGCATCATCACATGATGTTGTGGAAAAGGTAAGACACAAATTACCAGATGTCCTGCAAAATGATCAAGGAATTAATTAGCATGTATGTTGTATACTAAGGAGATTGCAGATTAGTACATTATTTGTATACCTGATCTCTAGCGTTTCTTTGTTCAAAGACTGTGGTAGTGGACCTTGTAGTTTGTTGTTTTCCAGATTCCTGCAGATTGAAAACAACAGTTTTAATGTCAATTGTCAAGGATACAatacaaaacagaaaaaaagaaattataaattaaaaagaagaaaaggttcTCATTAATTTCTAAGCTACTTTTTCTGATGCTTGCTTACAGTAAGTGGAGGTCCTCTAACTCTCCCAAGCTATCAGGCACTACTCCCATTAGATTATTGTTCTGCAAGTCTCTTCACATATAAAGGGAAAGAAATACATGAAGGGGAAGAAAAGGGAAGTGTAATGTAAGATTAATATCACCTTTGTGAGACAATGctataaattcaaaagataaaagatagatAAAGgttcaagttttattttgtatgtGTTAAGACTTCCAAGTTCATATAGAGCCCTGAACTCCCTGAATTTCAAAAGCATGTGGTAATTGTAACTAACTCACAGTATTTGAAGGTTAATCAAGTTCTGTAGATCTGCACCAATGGATGTTAGTTGATTGAAACTCAGGTTCCTGAAAAGTTGAGCAGTTATTAGCCTTCACTTTATACAAAAACCAACATTCAAGTTCGTGCTCTTTGGAGGCATTACAGTTTCTCAAGATGTTGCAAGCCATCCAAATTCTGAATTTCACCAGTAAGCAATGTGTTGTGCAAATCCCTGATAAATTATGAGGTTAAAGATGGACATAAGAAATTGAATACCAGAAACATATACAGTACAGTACATGTTTAAAAACACTTGTATTCGgagaaataatcattttattttgtgaaagcTCTCCCCAGaagatgagaaagaaaaatagattatttctCCTAAATAAGCTGACTCAAACAGGCACATGGATGATTTCCAATTAGTTGAAAGAAAATTACAATGTTTTAAGGTCTAACAAGTCACCGAATGTAGGACTAATCGATCTCAAATTTATGTCTGAAAGATCCCTGAAAAATGTCATTGATATTAGATCtccaatgaaataaaaaaactagtatATTGAGAaaaggcaaagaaaaaaaatgtattgacTGCACATACAATGATGCAATAAGGCTTCCTTCACATTCAATTTTCTCCCATGGGGAAGGAAGGCATGGATCATCCTGCCATCCAAGATCCAATCCAGTGGATTGCTGAATAACCTGCAATGCTGAAACTGGAATTCAAGTTGAGCAAAAGAATAAGTAAATGAAACAAACGGTAGTTATTGGAAAAGAGAACGAATTGTAAGCTAAGGCAAGGTGGAGAGCAACCTGTGGTTGAGGAGGCATCAGATGGAACATCAACCATCTTATAAACCTCAAATGCATTGATCTGAGGGCAAAAGCTGATACTCTTTAATGTTATATTCAAGCTGCCAATTCCCTTTCGTGTTAGGTATAAAGCACTGGTTTCTGAGCTATTTATTGTGTAGTTTGATTTTACCAGTTCTCCATTTATAAGGACATCAAATGAGGGAAAGACAGGAAGAATTCCAGCAAAGTAGAGGATGATGTAGTAGTCCCCTAATGCATCAAGAGGGAGGCTGTATGTCAGCGTATTTCTTCGAGCCAAAACTCTCCCAGTTTGAAGAATAGCTGGTGGTGGTTTTTCCTCAAGACTAGACTGTTTGAAGCTAAGTTGAATCTTAAACCCAGTTGCAACATGAAATGGTGTGAAACTTCTATCAGCATCCCATATCCTATCAAATGGATCCAAGGGATACCTGTATTTTATAGAGCTAAAACTTTACAACCTTGGCTAACCACAACAAATATCGATATGAAAGAAATGAGTGCTAGCAACACACTCTTTCTCACACTCACTCtactattagttaaaatttattgaaaactataaaatcatgagtgagactcattaaataagaagtgtgatccacaaaattttatgatttcgaataaatttcaaccaataataAAGTGTATGTTTAAAAAAGTGTGTTAAAGAGTTTGTTACTAGCATTTCTCAAATGAAAGAAGGATGCTATTATGGTTTCTTACCTTATAGAACCATTGGAGTGTCCACAATCA
The Glycine max cultivar Williams 82 chromosome 16, Glycine_max_v4.0, whole genome shotgun sequence genome window above contains:
- the LOC100812804 gene encoding probable LRR receptor-like serine/threonine-protein kinase At5g48740 isoform X3, whose protein sequence is MDFRDAWAGFFLFCSFWLVTFCEQDGFLSLSCGGRTSFRDTSNISWVPDTSYITTGKTTTITYSDDSSALNISARFFLNSRRRKCYRIPVNNSTTLVLVRATFLYKNYDGLGKPPKFSASIGTAIAATINLAESDPWSEEFLWTVNKDTLSFCLNAIPKGGSPVISSLEIRPLPQGAYTNGMADFPNKLLRKSYRIDCGHSNGSIRYPLDPFDRIWDADRSFTPFHVATGFKIQLSFKQSSLEEKPPPAILQTGRVLARRNTLTYSLPLDALGDYYIILYFAGILPVFPSFDVLINGELVKSNYTINSSETSALYLTRKGIGSLNITLKSISFCPQINAFEVYKMVDVPSDASSTTVSALQVIQQSTGLDLGWQDDPCLPSPWEKIECEGSLIASLDLSDINLRSISPTFGDLLDLKTLDLHNTLLTGEIQNLDGLQHLEKLNLSFNQLTSIGADLQNLINLQILDLQNNNLMGVVPDSLGELEDLHLLNLENNKLQGPLPQSLNKETLEIRTSGNLCLTFSTTSCDDASFSPPIEAPQVTVVPQKKHNVHNHLAIILGIVGGATLAFILMCISVLIYKTKQQYEASHTSRAEMHMRNWGAAKVFSYKEIKVATRNFKEVIGRGSFGSVYLGKLPDGKLVAVKVRFDKSQLGADSFINEVNLLSKIRHQNLVSLEGFCHERKHQILVYEYLPGTNNQKTSLSWVRRLKIAVDAAKGLDYLHNGSEPRIIHRDVKCSNILLDMDMNAKVCDLGLSKQVTQADATHVTTVVKGTAGYLDPEYYSTQQLTEKSDVYSFGVVLLELICGREPLTHSGTPDSFNLVLWAKPYLQAGAFEIVDEDIRGSFDPLSMRKAAFIAIKSVERDASQRPSIAEVLAELKETYNIQLRFLESCQNEN
- the LOC100812804 gene encoding probable LRR receptor-like serine/threonine-protein kinase At5g48740 isoform X1 codes for the protein MDFRDAWAGFFLFCSFWLVTFCEQDGFLSLSCGGRTSFRDTSNISWVPDTSYITTGKTTTITYSDDSSALNISARFFLNSRRRKCYRIPVNNSTTLVLVRATFLYKNYDGLGKPPKFSASIGTAIAATINLAESDPWSEEFLWTVNKDTLSFCLNAIPKGGSPVISSLEIRPLPQGAYTNGMADFPNKLLRKSYRIDCGHSNGSIRYPLDPFDRIWDADRSFTPFHVATGFKIQLSFKQSSLEEKPPPAILQTGRVLARRNTLTYSLPLDALGDYYIILYFAGILPVFPSFDVLINGELVKSNYTINSSETSALYLTRKGIGSLNITLKSISFCPQINAFEVYKMVDVPSDASSTTVSALQVIQQSTGLDLGWQDDPCLPSPWEKIECEGSLIASLDLSDINLRSISPTFGDLLDLKTLDLHNTLLTGEIQNLDGLQHLEKLNLSFNQLTSIGADLQNLINLQILDLQNNNLMGVVPDSLGELEDLHLLNLENNKLQGPLPQSLNKETLEIRTSGNLCLTFSTTSCDDASFSPPIEAPQVTVVPQKKHNVHNHLAIILGIVGGATLAFILMCISVLIYKTKQQYEASHTSRAEMHMRNWGAAKVFSYKEIKVATRNFKEVIGRGSFGSVYLGKLPDGKLVAVKVRFDKSQLGADSFINEVNLLSKIRHQNLVSLEGFCHERKHQILVYEYLPGGSLADHLYGTNNQKTSLSWVRRLKIAVDAAKGLDYLHNGSEPRIIHRDVKCSNILLDMDMNAKVCDLGLSKQVTQADATHVTTVVKGTAGYLDPEYYSTQQLTEKSDVYSFGVVLLELICGREPLTHSGTPDSFNLVLWAKPYLQAGAFEIVDEDIRGSFDPLSMRKAAFIAIKSVERDASQRPSIAEVLAELKETYNIQLRFLESCQNEN
- the LOC100812804 gene encoding probable LRR receptor-like serine/threonine-protein kinase At5g48740 isoform X2: MDFRDAWAGFFLFCSFWLVTFCEQDGFLSLSCGGRTSFRDTSNISWVPDTSYITTGKTTTITYSDDSSALNISARFFLNSRRRKCYRIPVNNSTTLVLVRATFLYKNYDGLGKPPKFSASIGTAIAATINLAESDPWSEEFLWTVNKDTLSFCLNAIPKGGSPVISSLEIRPLPQGAYTNGMADFPNKLLRKSYRIDCGHSNGSIRYPLDPFDRIWDADRSFTPFHVATGFKIQLSFKQSSLEEKPPPAILQTGRVLARRNTLTYSLPLDALGDYYIILYFAGILPVFPSFDVLINGELVKSNYTINSSETSALYLTRKGIGSLNITLKSISFCPQINAFEVYKMVDVPSDASSTTVSALQVIQQSTGLDLGWQDDPCLPSPWEKIECEGSLIASLDLSDINLRSISPTFGDLLDLKTLDLHNTLLTGEIQNLDGLQHLEKLNLSFNQLTSIGADLQNLINLQILDLQNNNLMGVVPDSLGELEDLHLLNLENNKLQGPLPQSLNKETLEIRTSGNLCLTFSTTSCDDASFSPPIEAPQVTVVPQKKHNVHNHLAIILGIVGGATLAFILMCISVLIYKTKQQYEASHTSKMHMRNWGAAKVFSYKEIKVATRNFKEVIGRGSFGSVYLGKLPDGKLVAVKVRFDKSQLGADSFINEVNLLSKIRHQNLVSLEGFCHERKHQILVYEYLPGGSLADHLYGTNNQKTSLSWVRRLKIAVDAAKGLDYLHNGSEPRIIHRDVKCSNILLDMDMNAKVCDLGLSKQVTQADATHVTTVVKGTAGYLDPEYYSTQQLTEKSDVYSFGVVLLELICGREPLTHSGTPDSFNLVLWAKPYLQAGAFEIVDEDIRGSFDPLSMRKAAFIAIKSVERDASQRPSIAEVLAELKETYNIQLRFLESCQNEN